The region GCTCGGCCAGGGCCGCGTGGATGCGGTCGCGGAGGCCCGTGTGAACCCGCTCGCGGTCGGCCTGGACGTGGTCCGGCAGCCCCGCCCAGGGGTCGAAAGCGTCCCAGGTGCCGATGCCGCGCTGCCACGCCTCCAGGCTCAGTTCCAGCCCGTGCTCGCCGTACAGGGCCTGCCAGTGGGTGAACTCGGGCGTCTCGGTGTCGAGGATGGTGCCGTCGAAGTCGAAGAGGAGGGCGCGGGGCAGGGGGGGCATGGAAGCAGTCTAGGCGGGCGGCTCCGGAGAACAGGGCACGCTCAACTTTCGGTGGACGTTCGGCCTACGCCCGACCCGCTACGCTGAGGCAATGGCGGACTGGGTGCAGGGCTTGATGGACAGCATGGGATACCTGGGGATCTTGCTGCTGATGATTCTGGAAAACCTCTTTCCGCCGATTCCCAGCGAGCTGATCATGCCCTCGGCGGGCTTCGCGGCGGCGCGGGGCGAGATGAGCCTGCCCATCGTGATCCTGATGGGCGTGCTGGGCAGCGTGATCGGCACCCTGCCGCTGTACTACATCGGGCGGGCCTTTGGGGAGGAACGCCTGGTCGCCTGGGCCGACAAGCACGGCAAGTGGCTGACCCTCAGCGGCAAGGACATCCGCAAGGCCGACGACTGGTTCGATCGGCACGGCACCAAGGCGGTGCTGTTCGGCCGGATGGTGCCCGGCATTCGCAGCCTGCTGAGCCTGCCTGCGGGCATGAGCGAGATGCCCATGCCCAAGTTCCTGATCTACAGCGCCATCGGCTCGGGACTGTGGGCCACTGCCCTCGCCATGGCGGGCTACGTGTTGGGCGAGAACTACGACCGGGTCGAGCAGTACATCAGCCCGGTGTCGAAAATCGTGCTGGCGGTGGTGGTCGTCGCGGCGGTGGTGTGGTTCCTGAAGCGGCGGCGCGAGCAGAAGGCCGGAGCGTAGCGCCATGGAGGAAGGCCGCCGGGAACGCTGACCCGGCGGCCTTCCTCCTCTGTGTTCTTAGCGGGGCGTGACGCGCAGGTTGAGCACGGCGGTGCGGCTCTCCGGCAAGTCCTGCCGGGTGACCGAGCGGTACAGCAGGCGGCCCCGCGCGTCGTTCACGCGGGCGGTGACCACGTACTCGCGGCGGGGGTTGATGCGCACCGGGTTGTACTGGAGTTGATAGGGGGTGGAGAGCTTGGTGGTCGGGAAGCTCACCTCCAGCAGGGTGGAGGGCGAGCGGCCCCCGGTCACGTCCTGAATGGCGACGGTGACGGTGCTCCCGGCGGGCAGGCGCACGGTGGAGGGGGCAGAAACGCGGCCCGCGACCACCCGCCATCCGGCGGGCACGTCGCTGAGGTCGGGGGTGGAGGCCGTCGTGGCCGGGGGCGGGGTACTCGGCCGCACGATGCGGATGCCCTGGGCCAGGGCCGGGGAGGCCAGCAGGGCGGCCAGCAGCAGGGGAAGGGTACGCTTCATGCGCCCACGCTAGCCCCCGCCGCCGTCAGGTACGAGGGAGGGGGCCGCTCCCTTTCTTTACGGATTGGCTTTACGGTTCAGTCTCGGCGGATGTGCTCTGCTCCGGCCCATGCTGCCCGTGCCGTCCCCTTCCGATCACCTCCTCCCCGACCACCCCGAGGGCCGCGCCTTCCTGGCCCGCGACCCGGTGCTGGGCGGCGTGATCGCCACACTGGGACCGCTCGCGCCGCTCACACCCACGCCGGACCCCTTCGGCACCCTGATTCGCAGCGTGATCGGGCAACAGCTCTCGGTGGCGGCGGCGGGCCGCATCGCGGGGCGGGTGGGGGCCGCGCTGGGCGGGGTCACGCCGGAGGCTCTAAGCACCGCCGCGCCCGACAGCCTGCGGGCGCTGGGGCTGTCCTGGGCCAAGGTCCGCACTGTGCAGGCCCTGTCGGGCGCGGCACTGGACGGGCGGGTGGACTTCGCGCACCTGGGCACCCTGCCCGACGAGGCGGTCATCGCGGCGCTGACCCCCATGCCCGGCATCGGGCGCTGGACCGCCGAGATGTTCCTGATCTTCGGGCTGGCGCGGCCGGACGTGTTCAGCTTCGGCGACCTGATTCTGCGGCAGGGGGTGGAGCGCCTGGCTCCCGGCGCGGATTCCCGCGCGGTTGTGGCGGCGTGGTCACCGCACCGCACCCTTGCCGCCCGTGCCCTGTGGTCCGAGCACCACGCGCGGCAAGGGCGGGGGCGCCTCTCCCCGGACGCGCAGTAGCAGGCGGGCTGCCCTATTCGGGTTCCGCGAGCATGGCCCCCAGCACGTCCATCTTCACCACGATGGGCGTGCGGGCGCGGGTGATCGCCCCGGCCTGCTTGAGCTTGCCCAGCGAGTGGCTCACCGTCTCGCGGGTGGCCCCCACCATCCGGGCAAGGTCTTCCTGGCTGAGCTTGAGGGCCAGCTCCACCCCCTGCGGGTGCGGCCGCCCGAACTCGCGGGCAAGGCGGAAAAGTAGGCTGGCGACCCGCTCGGGAGCGCTGTAGGCACTCACGGCGGCGGTCCACGCCCGCGCCTCGAACAGCCGCGCGGCCATCAGCCGGATCAGCTTCATGGCGAGGTCGGGGCGCTGCGCGAGCAGATGTTGCAGCTCGTGCCGGGGCAGCACGATCAGGCTGGTGGGTTCGATGGCCTCGGCCTGGGTGGGACGGCGCTCCTCGGGCTCCAGCAGCAGTTCCCCGAAGGTGTCGTGCTGGCCGACCACCCCCAGGATGGCCTCCTTGCCGCTGGGAAACAGTTTGCTGATCTTGACCAGCCCGCTGCGCACGAAATACAGCGCGTCGGCTGGGTCGTCCATGCGGTAGATCACCTCGCCAGGATGGTAGTCGCGGCAGGGCGTCGTCGCGGCGACCCGTTCCAGCTCGGCCAGCTCCAGGTCAG is a window of Deinococcus sp. HSC-46F16 DNA encoding:
- a CDS encoding YbaY family lipoprotein — translated: MKRTLPLLLAALLASPALAQGIRIVRPSTPPPATTASTPDLSDVPAGWRVVAGRVSAPSTVRLPAGSTVTVAIQDVTGGRSPSTLLEVSFPTTKLSTPYQLQYNPVRINPRREYVVTARVNDARGRLLYRSVTRQDLPESRTAVLNLRVTPR
- a CDS encoding Crp/Fnr family transcriptional regulator, whose protein sequence is MNYPSLVWHLKRTELFADLELAELERVAATTPCRDYHPGEVIYRMDDPADALYFVRSGLVKISKLFPSGKEAILGVVGQHDTFGELLLEPEERRPTQAEAIEPTSLIVLPRHELQHLLAQRPDLAMKLIRLMAARLFEARAWTAAVSAYSAPERVASLLFRLAREFGRPHPQGVELALKLSQEDLARMVGATRETVSHSLGKLKQAGAITRARTPIVVKMDVLGAMLAEPE
- a CDS encoding DNA-3-methyladenine glycosylase; protein product: MLPVPSPSDHLLPDHPEGRAFLARDPVLGGVIATLGPLAPLTPTPDPFGTLIRSVIGQQLSVAAAGRIAGRVGAALGGVTPEALSTAAPDSLRALGLSWAKVRTVQALSGAALDGRVDFAHLGTLPDEAVIAALTPMPGIGRWTAEMFLIFGLARPDVFSFGDLILRQGVERLAPGADSRAVVAAWSPHRTLAARALWSEHHARQGRGRLSPDAQ
- a CDS encoding DedA family protein, with amino-acid sequence MADWVQGLMDSMGYLGILLLMILENLFPPIPSELIMPSAGFAAARGEMSLPIVILMGVLGSVIGTLPLYYIGRAFGEERLVAWADKHGKWLTLSGKDIRKADDWFDRHGTKAVLFGRMVPGIRSLLSLPAGMSEMPMPKFLIYSAIGSGLWATALAMAGYVLGENYDRVEQYISPVSKIVLAVVVVAAVVWFLKRRREQKAGA